A stretch of the Ostrea edulis chromosome 9, xbOstEdul1.1, whole genome shotgun sequence genome encodes the following:
- the LOC125659237 gene encoding FMRFamide receptor-like, with translation MGNIISFVIWRNKRMKRSSVNTYLSVLSLADISVLIFGLFSTWIHSVSGADIFRSVDVLCKLWNFFVYTSYMFSVWLVVIITTERFIVVCLPFLAHRICNQTKAHFIIKCLLLFSICFNLHFVITTGMVDRQGTTQCDALENHRNFVTRVWPWMDAIFCFFLPLFILALLNTLIIINLVAATKRRRSLQHYLNNRTKGRHRGTCIKLNIMLLTTSIAFCISTCPMAILMISGVLLDSSLTPSNMANLLVGRTICELLMYVNHCINFILYCISGQKFTSILKGVILRRTKCHSKPSLRRKSHTFATSRETPC, from the coding sequence ATGGGAAACATCATCTCATTTGTTATTTGGAGGAACAAACGCATGAAAAGAAGTTCTGTCAACACCTATCTCTCTGTGCTGTCTCTCGCAGATATAAGTGTGCTGATCTTTGGGCTGTTTTCCACTTGGATACACTCGGTCAGTGGAGCGGACATCTTTCGAAGTGTCGACGTACTCTGTAAACTTTGGAATTTTTTTGTCTACACTTCTTACATGTTTTCCGTGTGGTTGGTCGTTATTATAACCACTGAAAGATTTATTGTCGTTTGTCTTCCATTTTTAGCACATCGCATCTGCAATCAGACAAAAGCGCACTTCATTATTAAGTGCCTCCTTCTATTTAGTATTTGTTTTAACCTGCATTTTGTGATAACAACTGGCATGGTGGACCGTCAAGGTACAACTCAATGTGACGCCTTGGAAAACCATCGAAACTTCGTAACGAGAGTTTGGCCTTGGATGGATgccattttttgtttttttcttcctCTCTTCATCTTAGCATTGCTGAATACACTCATCATAATCAATCTTGTAGCCGCCACGAAAAGAAGACGATCACTGCAGCATTACCTGAACAACAGGACGAAGGGTCGCCacagaggtacatgtattaaactgAATATTATGTTGCTGACTACTTCCATTGCCTTTTGCATTTCTACATGTCCAATGGCTATTCTGATGATATCGGGAGTTTTATTGGACAGCAGCCTCACGCCGTCAAACATGGCGAATCTTCTTGTCGGGAGAACTATCTGCGAGTTGTTAATGTACGTCAATCATTGCATCAATTTCATTCTGTATTGTATCAGCGGTCAGAAATTCACATCCATACTTAAAGGTGTGATATTGCGGAGAACTAAATGTCACTCAAAACCATCTTTAAGGAGAAAATCACATACGTTTGCCACAAGCAGAGAAACGCCTTGTTAA